A part of Sparus aurata chromosome 19, fSpaAur1.1, whole genome shotgun sequence genomic DNA contains:
- the LOC115569610 gene encoding patched domain-containing protein 3, whose protein sequence is MGCRRTDCISRPLSGFFEKLGSLVGSCPLLFFVIPLILTAALGGGFTFLRDREDNDFETQYTPKKGPSKVTRAFVKENFPYNGSMFSEERLYDMGHYASLIALSNGNSNILENPAFGDILRLNDKILNITVNGTLRYKDLCAKVYGECVSNVILEIVQSNETQITFPVYTHRSISVFLGSVLGGVVTDANSSVVSARTVKLFYYLDNLESTAEASKLWLRGFKKLLSDETDSRHIDVSYFTSKSKQEEIDSHTTDGFPLFLITYACAITFSVISCLRRDNVRNKVWVAVFGVLSAGLAVVSSFGLLLYIGLPFVITVANSPFLILGIGLNNMFVMVADWQHTKVNDPVPKRMAHTYKEAILPITITALTDVLKFSIGVTSDFPSVQAFCLYTSISIIFCYIYTITFLGAFMALNGRREASNRHWLTCAKIPSDNLDHRSEIHNICCVGGGYDKNTGVEKKQPASNFFKDYYGPFLIKPWVKGAVIFLYVVYLAASIYGCFHVKQGIELYDLAADGSHVRKFNKEDREYFSDYGPSVMVIVSEEFPYWDKTMRQELQRCMQNFQGLHIVDKDIYTSWLDSYLSYGEEANLNLDDKDVFLKNLTQFFDVSPFFKQDVNLTGDAIFASRVFIQTININNASMEVHMLKDLKAAVGRCTVAPLLVYNQKFIFFDQYEVVVSSTIKNVCVITAVMLVISLLLIPNPLCSIWVAGSIASVTVGVTGVMVLWDISLDSITMIIFTVCIGFTVDFSAHMSYGFAASNKSSPNEKAVEALAHLGYPILQGAVSTILGVAVLATSEFHTFRMFFKIFFLVMVIGMLHGLTFIPVILTLCTRCTDKDENKDKSLKITKL, encoded by the exons ATGGGCTGCAGGCGCACAGACTGCATCTCAAGGCCTCTGTCGGGCTTCTTTGAGAAGCTCGGTTCCCTTGTAGGCTCctgtcctctgcttttttttgtaatcccCCTCATACTCACAGCAGCGCTCGGAGGAGGCTTCACGTTCCTCAGAGACAGGGAGGACAACGACTTCgagacgcaatacacacccaagAAAGGACCCTCGAAGGTGACGAGAGCGTTCGTCAAGGAGAACTTCCCCTACAATGGCTCGATGTTTTCAGAGGAGAGGCTGTACGACATGGGCCACTACGCATCCCTCATCGCTCTATCAAACGGAAACTCAAACATTCTAGAAAATCCCGCCTTTGGGGACATCCTCAGACTCAACGATAAGATCCTGAACATCACCGTGAACGGGACTTTAAGGTACAAAGACTTGTGTGCAAAAGTCTACGGCGAATGTGTCTCGAACGTCATCCTGGAAATCGTTCAGTCCAACGAAACCCAGATCACCTTCCCCGTGTACACTCACAGATCCATCTCAGTGTTTCTGGGCTCCGTGTTAGGCGGGGTCGTCACGGATGCCAACAGCTCAGTCGTGAGCGCTCGGACTGTAAAACTCTTCTACTACTTAGATAACCTGGAAAGCACAGCTGAGGCCTCGAAATTATGGCTGAGAGGATTCAAGAAGCTCTTATCagatgagacagacagcagacacatTGAC GTGTCTTACTTCACCTCCAAATCCAAGCAGGAGGAGATTGACAGTCACACCACAGATGGCTTCCCTTTATTCCTCATCACTTATGCCTGCGCCATCACCTTCTCGGTGATATCCTGCCTCAG ACGGGACAATGTGAGGAACAAGGTGTGGGTGGCTGTCTTCGGCGTGCTCTCCGCCGGCCTGGCTGTCGTCTCCTCTTTCGGCTTGCTGCTTTACATCGGACTGCCGTTTGTCATCACGGTCGCGAACTCTCCCTTCCTCATACTCG GAATCGGCCTCAACAACATGTTCGTCATGGTGGCCGACTGGCAGCACACCAAAGTCAATGACCCAGTCCCGAAGCGAATGGCTCACACCTACAAAGAAGCCATCCTGCCAATCACCATCACCGCCCTGACCGACGTCCTCAAGTTCTCCATCGGCGTCACGTCCGACTTCCCCTCGGTGCAGGCGTTCTGCCTCTACACCAGCATCTCCATCATTTTCTGTTACATCTACACCATCACCTTCTTGGGAGCCTTCATGGCTCTGAACGGCAGGCGGGAAGCCAGCAACCGGCACTGGCTGACCTGCGCGAAAATACCATCAGACAACCTCGATCACCGTTCTGAGATACATAACATCTGCTGTGTGGGAGGTGGCTATGATAAGAACACCGGCGTGGAGAAAAAACAGCCAGCGAGTAATTTCTTTAAGGATTACTACGGCCCGTTTTTGATCAAACCCTGGGTCAAGGGAGCTGTAATCTTCCTATATGTTGTATATTTAGCTGCAAGTATTTATGGATGCTTCCACGTTAAACAGGGGATAGAACTGTATGATCTGGCAGCTGATGGCTCCCACGTCAGGAAATTCAACAAGGAAGATAGGGAGTATTTTTCTGATTACGGTCCATCTGTGATGGTTATTGTAAGTGAGGAATTCCCATACTGGGATAAGACCATGAGGCAGGAACTTCAGCGGTGCATGCAGAACTTTCAAGGGCTCCATATTGTAGATAAAGACATCTACACATCCTGGCTGGACTCTTATTTGTCATATGGGGAAGAAGCAAATTTAAACCTCGACGACAaagatgtttttctcaaaaattTAACTCAATTTTTCGATGTCTCCCCCTTTTTCAAGCAAGATGTGAACCTGACAGGAGATGCCATCTTTGCATCCCGCGTCTTCATTCAGACTATTAACATTAACAATGCCAGCATGGAAGTCCACATGCTTAAAGACTTAAAAGCAGCTGTTGGCAGATGCACAGTAGCGCCGTTATTAGTCTACAACCAGAAGTTCATCTTCTTCGACCAGTACGAGGTTGTCGTCAGCAGCACGATTAAAAACGTCTGCGTGATCACGGCTGTGATGCTCgtcatctccctcctcctgattcCCAACCCGCTCTGCTCAATATGGGTAGCGGGTTCGATCGCTTCAGTGACTGTGGGAGTCACCGGCGTCATGGTGTTATGGGACATCTCTTTGGATTCCATCACCATGATCATTTTCACCGTCTGCATCGGCTTCACCGTCGATTTCTCCGCTCACATGTCCTACGGCTTCGCCGCAAGTAACAAGTCCAGCCCGAATGAAAAAGCCGTGGAAGCTCTCGCCCATTTGGGCTACCCGATCCTTCAAGGGGCCGTGTCCACCATTCTGGGCGTGGCGGTGTTGGCGACGTCTGAGTTTCACACGttcagaatgttttttaagatCTTCTTTCTCGTCATGGTTATCGGGATGCTTCACGGCCTCACTTTCATCCCGGTGATTCTGACGTTATGCACGCGCTGCACagacaaagatgaaaataaggACAAGAGTCTGAAAATCACCAAACTATGA